The DNA region GAGGTCCGATTATGGATATTAAAATGCCCATCAAGTTTCACGGCAACTACCGGGTCACCATTCGCCAGGGTGACTGGGAAGCGCGGGAACGGTGTCAAAAGCTGATTATCAGAGAAATGACGCCGGCTGAAAAAGAGCAACACTACAAAGAAATGGATGAAAAGGATATCCCTACCCACCAGGTCAATTTTTTTGATTTCGGTTGCCGTCGCATTATCGAGGGTAAACTCACGGTTAACGAAGAAGACAGAGTGGCCTTCAGCGTTGAAGGAAAAGAATACGAGTTTTCACCCTTCAAATTTGACAAATGATTCCATATCAAAAACCGGTGCGCTACGGTATCGTGTTCATTTTTTTCTTATCGTAAACCGAGGAGTTTTCTCGCGATAACCACCCTCTGAATTTCGTTCGTACCTTCATAGATCTGACAGATCTTTGCATCCCGCATGTGCCTCTCAGCGGGGTATTCCTTCGTGTACCCATAACCACCAAATATCTGTACCCCTTCGATGGCTGCCCTCATTGCGACATCGGACGCATAACACTTTGCCATGGCAGATTCTTTCTCATAATCAAGGTGATTATCCTCCATCCAGGCGGCGCGAAGGAGCATCAACTCCGCCGCATCAAGTTCCATTGCCATGTCGGCAAGTTTGAACTGGATGGCCTGGAAGGTTGCAATCGGTTTACCGAACTGCACTCTTTCTTTTGCATAGGCGAGGGCGTCTTCAAGGGCCGCTCGACCGATACCGCAGGCCTGGGAACCGATGCCGATTCTCCCTGCATCGAGCCCCATCATCATCTGTTTGAATCCCTGCCCCGGTTTTCCCAGAAGGTTTTCCGCAGGTATCTCGGCATCCTCAAATACCAGCTCCGCCGTTCCGGAAGCGAGGATTCCCATCTTCTCCTCGATCTTTCCTACTTTAAAACCCGGGGTGTTCTTCATATCCACAATGAGATTGATGACCCCCTTGTACCCTAATGCAGGATCTGTCGTGACAGCTAAAACGCAGTAATGGGCCACATTGCCGTTCGTTATGAAGATCTTGGTACCATTGACAATATATTTGTCCCCTTTCAGTACGGCCCGGCATTTCAATGCGGCTGCATCCGAACCGGCGCTGGGCTCCGTCAGTCCATAGCAGCCTTCAACTTTCCCGCTGGCTACAGGAGTCAGGTACTTTTTCTTCTGCTCTTCTGTCCCAAACGCCATTACGGGATATCCGTAAAGAGAATTATTGACCGACACAATCACTCCGCAGCTTGCACAGGCTTTGGAAATCTCGATCATACAGAGAACATACGTCACGATATCCATGCCCGCCCCGCCGTATTCCTGAGGTACGGCAACGCCCATAATACCCATTTCGCCCAGTTTGCGGCAGATTTCTTC from Deltaproteobacteria bacterium includes:
- a CDS encoding acyl-CoA dehydrogenase family protein yields the protein EEICRKLGEMGIMGVAVPQEYGGAGMDIVTYVLCMIEISKACASCGVIVSVNNSLYGYPVMAFGTEEQKKKYLTPVASGKVEGCYGLTEPSAGSDAAALKCRAVLKGDKYIVNGTKIFITNGNVAHYCVLAVTTDPALGYKGVINLIVDMKNTPGFKVGKIEEKMGILASGTAELVFEDAEIPAENLLGKPGQGFKQMMMGLDAGRIGIGSQACGIGRAALEDALAYAKERVQFGKPIATFQAIQFKLADMAMELDAAELMLLRAAWMEDNHLDYEKESAMAKCYASDVAMRAAIEGVQIFGGYGYTKEYPAERHMRDAKICQIYEGTNEIQRVVIARKLLGLR